Proteins from one Xenopus tropicalis strain Nigerian chromosome 1, UCB_Xtro_10.0, whole genome shotgun sequence genomic window:
- the gstt1 gene encoding glutathione S-transferase theta 1: protein MAELTLYLDLLSQPCRSVYIFAKANNIPFNNHQVRLFKGEHLTEEYGKVNVLRKVPALKDCDFFMAESTAMLLYMARKFKTADHWYPSDIQKCAKVDEYLAWQHTNTRPNGSKVFWVKCLTPLILGQEAPAEKVDAVVAEFNTTMNNFEEKFLGNKLFIAGDEISVADLVAIVEIMQVVAGGINVFDDRPKLAAWKKRVVEALGEELFLEAHEGILNAKKMASEPLAPELMEFLKSKLLSMK from the exons ATGGCTGAGCTCACACTGTATCTGGATCTGCTGTCCCAGCCCTGTCGCTCCGTCTACATTTTCGCCAAAGCCAATAACATCCCGTTCAACAACCATCAAGTGCGGCTTTTTAAAG GGGAGCATCTTACTGAGGAGTATGGGAAAGTGAATGTGCTACGCAAAGTGCCTGCTCTGAAAGATTGCGACTTCTTTATGGCTGAAAG CACTGCAATGCTGCTCTACATGGCACGCAAATTTAAAACTGCTGATCACTGGTACCCATCAGATATACAGAAGTGTGCCAAAGTTGATGAATACCTTGCTTGGCAGCACACTAACACCCGACCCAATGGTTCCAAGGTCTTCTGGGTCAAG TGTTTGACACCACTAATACTGGGCCAAGAAGCTCCTGCTGAAAAAGTAGATGCAGTAGTGGCAGAATTCAACACCACCATGAACAATTTTGAAGAAAAATTCCTGGGGAACAAACTCTTCATTGCTGGGGATGAGATCTCTGTGGCAGACCTGGTGGCCATTGTGGAGATTATGCAG GTGGTGGCAGGGGGCATAAATGTATTTGATGACCGACCAAAGCTGGCAGCCTGGAAGAAACGGGTAGTAGAGGCTTTGGGTGAAGAGCTCTTTTTGGAGGCACATGAGGGCATCCTTAATGCTAAGAAAATGGCAAGTGAACCTTTAGCCCCTGAACTTATGGAATTTCTGAAATCCAAGTTACTATCCATGAAGTGA